The DNA sequence TCTTAGGATTTcagggcttagctaggacctttGTCGGGTGGCTGCTAGTGATCCTTTTTATAatcaagctttattttgatgttgttttatgcactctgccaccttatatatactaaaaatacaaaagcaattCCCAGTGAGAGTCActtcattttcattgtgaattagaaaatggttgggggaccACACGGCAGCCTTTTGGGTGACAGATTTGGTCCATGGGCcctaagttgagtatcactgctgtagatCTTGTTTGATCAGATCGGACACATCACCTTTCCAGACTTCCCTTCACAAGCGTACAGATTTCCCAGCAGTCCAAAGTTGCAGTCGGAGAATTTGTCGCTGTATTTTTCCTGCAGACACTGACCATCAGCGGGATTGATGGAGGAGAAGTAGCTGCTGTTCACCGCAGGCCTTCCCTCCGCCTCGGTCAGAACCAGAGGCATCAGCTGTGGACGAGAAAATGCAGTCCATCAGTGTTACATGAATGTCCTCCAGCATGCACAGAGCAAACTTGTCTGTGCTTGCCAGAAGTGCAACTTCAGGTTAGATACAGTCCAAACTCCAGAAAGCTGTCCAACCACCAAACGTTTGTCTTTTTCAGTCCAATATTTACTCTGTAGTCAAacaagctgctgaaaacatgcACACGATTACAATTATTTATCAGCGTAATTATCAGCAAAgtttcagtatctgaccaaatatctccctttctgttcttgagatatggtgTTGAATTacggccagaaaagtgtttttacaggacACTGTAACACAGtgaagatgacctttgacctcttggatcaCTTCATCATTTGTCATATCTTATTGGAAATGGGAAATGTTCATAAAGATGTTGACCTTTGCCCTATGACCCCCAAATTCGAATCATTTCATCCTTGAGTAGATGTTGACTTTTGTTACAAATTTGTAGAAAATCCCCCAAAGCCTTCATGAGATATCGCGTTCAGACGGATGGGAGGGACGAACGGACGACCCTACAACGTGGTTCTGGCCACGACTATCGCCGATACTGAAACATCAAAATAATCTGACATAAGACCTGTCGGgtttgagttttctttttaagcCGCTGCTTtaacaaatcactgttttgtaTTCTATACACGATGATATCTGGGGTTTCCACTGTaccattaaaaaagcaaaacctcAAGTGAAGATATATTAGCCAGAATCTTAAATGTGACGTAAAAACGCTCGACCTCTGCGTTCATTCCAACGATTCTGGAGGGAGCGGCTCCCGCGCCGAGGATGAAGGCCCCCGGCAGCTCCAGCTCTTTTGAGATGGTATTCATGTTGTACTCCTGGTATGAGAGACAacaatatatattcatatataatattcatttcactatcatttattattatcttcaAGCACTAAAAAAACTACCTTGTCCTTCTGGACCACGGGGACCAGGTACGGCACACCACCAACATCAGTGATGCGAGGACTACCACACAGGCCTAAGGACAGAGGACCagacaagtcaagtcaattttatttatagagcctgttatcacaaatcacaattcgCCTCAGAGGGATTTACAGCAGACGACATCCTTCTGTCCTTTGACCCTCAAAAAACCCTCACACCAAccatggaaaaaataatttaaaaaaaatgccaaaaataatattcagtttGAGTTACAGTGGAACTACAGAGAGGATCAttccccaaactgtcaggaagcagcgcagctacagaacagtccctaagtaacggctctgttgtgatctctgcatattCAGGTGTTGTTCTCTTtgttgttggaaggaatcaaacctcagatatcagtttattctttcagcagaaccgagctggaaactcgctacacctgaactcaaaccgcgTCCAGCgcgtcctctcatcatgtcctctcataaTGTCCTCTCAtaatgtcctctcatcatgtccctgtcacacacggagcagaaggagggaggggggagacggCGACCGCTtacaccagcggagaatgagagcggacaTTTGGAAACACTGGCGGAGAACGAGAGTGGAGCGGACATTGGTGGAGACACTGGTGGAGACATCCGCCGAGAATGAGAgagagcggacattcggagacactggcggagaatgagagGGGAGCGGACACTGGTGGAGACACTGGTGGAGACATCCGCCGAGAATGAGAgagagcggacattcggagacaccggcagagacactgGCGGAAAATGAGAGAACACAGATATTCGGAGACAGAGGCGGAGAACGAGAGTGGAGCGGACACCGGTGGGGACACGATGGAaacaccagcggagaatgagagagagtggacattcagagacccggcagagacaccggcggTAAATGCGAgcggacatttggagacaccggTGGGGAACATCATGAAATCTAGATTTATACTGTTAATGTGTGTATAGGCTACAGTGTTTTGGACATTAGTAATCTGTGCACACTGGGGAGGCATACATGAGGTGTATTTTACGGCTCTCTTACCTTTGACAGGAAACTTGAAGGGCTCTTCGGTGAGATCCGGGCACTCCACAACACTCACCTGAACTTCTGCAAAGTTCTGCTCCAGTCCTGCCTGTAAAACTGCAGCCAGCAACAAGTCAGTATCAACTCTTTATGAACTCGTCTGTGACACCCTGAACTGCATATGTGAAATGTGAAGTTATCTCACCAACACGCAGGTCCTCCAGAGCTGGCGCGTGCAGCTGGACCTTCTCAGTTTTGCTGGTTTCTGCCATAATGACTGCACTGAAAGACTGACACCTGGAGAGACAGCTGACTGACTGAGGCGCGGAAAAATACAGTCAGCGGAGGAAATCACGGGGCACATACGGTACAGAAGCACAGCCAAAGAGAAAATAACTGCAAGATAATTCCCAGCCAACAATGTTTCATCGCCAGCACAGCCAGGTGTGTATAAATACAGTAACGGGcagatttcttttgtttaaaatttggcacacgCGTTTATCTTCACCAATAAATCCATAAAAGTAACAGTGATTCTGGTAAAGCTAGATGATGGTAGTGAGTAAACTGAAAAGAACTGGTTACAAAAAGAGAGACTATGAAGCAAGTATGCACGATTAAAGCAGAAAGTAGGTTACCATGATATTTCGACCAGatttttgtctctctcactttttgatcttgtttttttaatttttccttttttcagtttatttcttttggtTTATCCTTTGGACTCctatttttactttcctttttttccatgaagtCAGGGCGTGCATATCATTATATTTGCATTGAATTAAAAGAACAGCATAGGTGCCAAATCAACTGGGTTAGtctatgttttatattttattttatttctgtttattgtaGCTATATTTATCAggctatgtttttttatgattatttgttATTAGTACTGTCTTCTAATTTCTATTTCgcagttttggtgttttttttgcactgccCTTTGcacaaatagcacaaaaaatataatataaaaatgttttttctaaaactcaatacaatacaattaaattagatttaaaaaactgaataccacatttaaaagtttatgtgtttatttaacagGAACAGCTCAAATTTATCGTGGGAGTCGGGTCAGTCGAAAACGGAAGTACAGACAGTGAACCATCTTGTAGTTTCTAAGCTGTCTACTCTTTGGTGATTGGTCAGGTGATCACACGTCACGTGGGTGACGCTGAAAACACTTCCTGGTTGAAGCAGGGCCACATGTGTGtttctcagtttgttttttctttgttttggtgcaGATACTCGCTGTTTCCGGACT is a window from the Plectropomus leopardus isolate mb unplaced genomic scaffold, YSFRI_Pleo_2.0 unplaced_scaffold21108, whole genome shotgun sequence genome containing:
- the cunh11orf54 gene encoding ester hydrolase C11orf54 homolog, translating into MAETSKTEKVQLHAPALEDLRVVLQAGLEQNFAEVQVSVVECPDLTEEPFKFPVKGLCGSPRITDVGGVPYLVPVVQKDKEYNMNTISKELELPGAFILGAGAAPSRIVGMNAELMPLVLTEAEGRPAVNSSYFSSINPADGQCLQEKYSDKFSDCNFGLLGNLYACEGKSGKVIEVRAKKRMGGHSLVTALRKTLEDQYPDKSLALGGTFVIQKGKAKIHIMPREFSVCPLNTNDEVNNWLKHFEVSAPLICQSVLVSRDPGLDLRVEHTHCFSHHGEGGHYYIDTTPDTVEYLGYFVPAEFVYRIDRPKETHAVGRD